Below is a window of Chloroflexota bacterium DNA.
AACGAGACCGAGATCCTGACCGAGAACCGGGCGTCCCTCGAGCTTCGCGTCAAACGGTTGGGAACTGGCTACGCATGGTCCGAAACGCCGCCGTCCCGCACCCGCCACGTGGTCTCCAACGTCCGCGTTCGCGCGACGGACACGGCGGGAGAGCTGAGCGTCGTCAGTAACGTCCTCGTCTACCGCAACCGTGGGTGGGAGACAAGCCCGGACCTCTTCTCAGGCGAACGGCGCGACGTGCTTCGGATTGTCGACGGCCAATGGCGCCTCGCGGCCCGCACTGTCTTCCTTGACCAGGCGGTTCTCGGCGCGCGCGACGTCAGCATCTTTCTTTGAATTGGCCCAGCGCGTACACTTTTCCGGCTCATCACGCCGTGGGGTGCATATGTTGAGGGTTCCGGCCGCAGTCCTGGCGGTCCTGGTTGTGTGCGTCGTCGCATGTTCGTCGGCTACTCCCACGGGGACCGGCTTGGCGCCAACTCCCTCCGGACCGCGGTCGCCAGAGGATCAGGAGTGGGACCGGCTCGTCGCCGAGGCGAAGCGCGAGGGCCAGGTGCACGTGACCGGCCCGCAAGGCGATGAGAATCGTCTTGCGCTCACCGAGGCATTCGAGAAGAAATACGGCATCACCGTCGACTATCTCGGCGTAGGCGGACCCGAGCTCCCTCCGCGCATCGCGAATGAGCGGGGCGCCGGTCTCTACGCGTGGGACGTATTCATGGCGGGAACCACGACGCTCCTCCGGTCACTT
It encodes the following:
- a CDS encoding aromatic-ring-hydroxylating dioxygenase subunit beta gives rise to the protein NETEILTENRASLELRVKRLGTGYAWSETPPSRTRHVVSNVRVRATDTAGELSVVSNVLVYRNRGWETSPDLFSGERRDVLRIVDGQWRLAARTVFLDQAVLGARDVSIFL